The Tautonia marina genome contains a region encoding:
- a CDS encoding type II secretion system protein: MYATPRECRRGFTLIELSIILVVIGLLAGAILVGRDMIANARIRSQIGQLEELESAIYAFRNKYRAYPGDMSNTLAVRSGLRTRNTHFADVGNTFNDNRQFFGATHIYNTFDSGCGEVMMLWADLYVARVLRSQASNFKSSSPDERCVPNTTSEATLARYWPRAELPGSFVHVLGGVSSPPSIAWSAGRTWFALAGIYQITGGGGAFLIDYKITAQEAYSLDSKIDDSRPHSGFVQTVVETVNAGTDRIAYRATGATECALNASRYNTTYTTPSCIPVIAIRSLPF; encoded by the coding sequence ATGTATGCTACGCCACGCGAGTGCCGGAGAGGATTCACGCTCATCGAGCTCTCGATCATTCTGGTAGTCATCGGCCTCCTGGCCGGAGCCATTCTTGTAGGTCGAGACATGATCGCAAATGCTCGCATTAGATCACAAATCGGGCAACTGGAAGAACTCGAATCTGCTATCTACGCATTTCGTAATAAATATCGAGCATATCCTGGGGACATGAGCAACACACTCGCCGTTCGCTCTGGCCTGCGCACGCGAAACACCCATTTCGCCGATGTTGGCAACACTTTTAATGACAACCGCCAGTTTTTTGGTGCAACGCATATATACAACACATTTGACTCCGGGTGTGGTGAGGTGATGATGCTATGGGCAGACCTCTATGTAGCCCGGGTGCTTCGCAGCCAGGCATCGAACTTTAAGAGTTCAAGCCCCGATGAACGGTGTGTACCCAACACAACAAGCGAGGCTACATTGGCCCGCTACTGGCCCCGCGCAGAGCTACCCGGCAGCTTCGTCCATGTGCTGGGAGGTGTTTCTTCCCCACCTTCCATTGCATGGTCGGCCGGACGCACCTGGTTCGCCCTTGCCGGCATCTACCAGATTACTGGTGGCGGTGGAGCATTTCTCATAGATTACAAGATCACAGCACAGGAAGCGTACTCACTTGATTCAAAGATCGACGATAGCCGCCCGCATAGTGGCTTTGTACAAACCGTCGTAGAGACAGTCAACGCAGGTACGGACCGTATAGCATACCGGGCAACAGGTGCTACCGAATGCGCCCTTAATGCTTCGCGTTACAATACGACATACACCACACCATCCTGTATCCCTGTAATTGCAATACGATCACTCCCCTTCTGA
- a CDS encoding DUF1819 family protein, which translates to MMELAGRRYKADITPGALKLPESRIIADLLLREVDAKGWKDAIESTNVLQVRSPATAKRLTKLIRGRLETMGPDLWKLVRDGKGDVATHAVFAAAVKHSQLLGDFLQIVVSEQYRLFSVSLNNKHWADYLEGCRERDREMPLWSEATRTRLRSSVFQMLAQAGYIENTRSLKLQTVHIAEQVLHYLKLNNESYVLRCMQVSP; encoded by the coding sequence ATGATGGAACTGGCTGGCAGGCGTTACAAGGCCGACATCACCCCAGGAGCCTTGAAGCTTCCAGAGAGCAGAATCATTGCTGATTTGCTCCTGCGCGAAGTCGATGCCAAAGGCTGGAAAGACGCGATTGAGTCGACGAACGTCCTTCAGGTCCGTAGTCCTGCCACAGCGAAGCGTCTCACGAAGCTCATCCGGGGGCGGCTGGAGACGATGGGGCCAGACCTATGGAAGCTGGTGCGGGATGGGAAAGGTGATGTGGCGACCCATGCGGTGTTCGCCGCCGCCGTGAAGCACAGCCAGCTTCTGGGCGACTTCCTGCAGATCGTCGTCAGCGAGCAGTACCGCCTGTTCAGCGTGTCCCTGAACAACAAGCATTGGGCCGACTACCTCGAAGGCTGCCGGGAGCGAGACCGTGAAATGCCCCTCTGGAGCGAGGCAACCCGAACGCGGCTGCGCTCTTCGGTGTTCCAAATGCTCGCCCAGGCGGGATACATCGAGAACACCCGCAGCCTCAAGCTGCAAACCGTCCATATCGCCGAACAGGTGCTCCATTACCTAAAACTCAACAACGAGTCATATGTGCTGCGTTGCATGCAGGTGTCCCCATGA
- a CDS encoding antitoxin MazE family protein: MNHWIIKLHRARIILARALTLGLPPPALTFRKGLLRTASAASHPRGYEQHARGRRGRPGGALTSHAGGFKRAGRKRPRAGPCRAEQKGGAAWHARDTPPGGNRRGIDGVGPLAEGRKRFTVSHRCCNMLRCLISENREPAMEVTGDSSGASNRMGAYRSRLRKAGLRPVQIWVPDIRRPGLAGEAARQSLLASGSPAEAEALAFIDMAADTGNPA; encoded by the coding sequence ATGAATCACTGGATTATCAAATTGCATAGGGCGAGGATAATTCTCGCAAGGGCACTGACCCTAGGATTACCCCCCCCCGCGTTAACTTTTCGTAAAGGCTTGCTCAGAACAGCCTCAGCTGCCTCGCATCCTCGCGGCTACGAGCAACACGCTCGCGGTAGGAGGGGGCGGCCTGGCGGGGCTTTGACCTCGCACGCCGGCGGCTTCAAACGTGCCGGACGGAAAAGGCCTCGTGCGGGGCCCTGTAGAGCGGAACAGAAAGGGGGAGCGGCGTGGCACGCCCGCGATACTCCGCCGGGTGGCAACCGGCGCGGCATAGATGGCGTAGGGCCGCTAGCCGAGGGTAGGAAACGCTTTACAGTATCGCATCGCTGCTGTAACATGTTACGATGTTTAATAAGCGAAAATAGGGAGCCAGCGATGGAGGTAACGGGGGACAGCAGCGGGGCCTCGAACAGGATGGGCGCATACAGGAGCCGCCTGCGGAAAGCCGGGCTCAGGCCGGTACAGATATGGGTGCCTGACATCCGAAGGCCCGGGCTTGCCGGGGAAGCTGCCCGCCAGTCGCTGCTCGCCTCAGGCTCACCCGCTGAGGCAGAAGCGCTCGCATTCATCGACATGGCCGCCGATACGGGCAACCCCGCGTGA
- a CDS encoding type II toxin-antitoxin system PemK/MazF family toxin produces MVLAVAQGDYGKPRPAVIVQSDLFNPTHASLLVCLLTTECVEAPLFRLTVEPSPDNGLREPSQIMVDKLLALPRGRIRERIGTLDDENLLRLNRSLALMLGMAGL; encoded by the coding sequence GTGGTGCTTGCCGTCGCCCAGGGCGATTACGGCAAGCCGCGCCCGGCGGTCATCGTACAATCAGACCTCTTCAACCCGACCCATGCCAGCCTGCTCGTCTGCCTGCTCACCACGGAGTGCGTCGAAGCCCCACTCTTCCGGCTCACGGTTGAACCATCACCGGATAACGGGCTGCGCGAACCATCACAGATCATGGTGGACAAGTTGCTCGCCCTGCCGAGGGGCCGCATCCGTGAGCGTATCGGCACGCTCGATGACGAGAACTTGCTGCGCCTGAACCGCTCGCTCGCGTTGATGCTCGGCATGGCGGGGCTTTGA
- a CDS encoding prepilin-type N-terminal cleavage/methylation domain-containing protein, whose product MQFDNPVIHAALHARRRGFTLIELSIVLVVVALVVGGIVAGREIIANADARRMLSLRDQVVSAIMVFRNKYNCLPGDCDTATRFWPADASCPNTTANLVPKTATCNGDGDGLIASRIQNIPSDSVKACYEIFRTWQHLANAGLISGQYSGVMAPGPSSCYNQLGGVNVPRWRQGNNFIIEHVRVVNDAANAFFDDFSSHLMRDIWDGGSFPADLNSYGSTPAELYRIDSKIDDGKPGTGLFQTYQYPSPDCSTSTDPATAEYNFSRTDRGCRSITNLKF is encoded by the coding sequence ATGCAATTTGATAATCCAGTGATTCATGCTGCGTTACACGCTCGCCGGAGAGGATTCACCCTCATCGAGCTGAGTATTGTGCTTGTCGTCGTTGCCCTTGTTGTTGGCGGCATCGTTGCTGGCCGCGAGATTATCGCCAACGCCGATGCTCGCCGCATGCTCTCTCTCCGCGACCAGGTCGTGTCCGCCATCATGGTATTTCGCAATAAGTATAACTGTCTGCCAGGGGATTGCGATACGGCCACCCGCTTCTGGCCTGCGGATGCCAGTTGCCCGAATACCACTGCCAACCTGGTGCCTAAAACAGCCACATGCAACGGGGACGGTGATGGATTGATTGCATCGAGGATACAAAACATACCATCAGACAGTGTAAAGGCATGCTATGAAATCTTCCGCACATGGCAGCACCTCGCCAATGCCGGGCTTATTAGCGGGCAGTATAGCGGTGTCATGGCGCCAGGTCCTAGCTCTTGCTACAACCAGCTTGGTGGCGTGAATGTGCCGCGCTGGCGTCAGGGAAATAATTTCATCATTGAGCATGTAAGAGTAGTTAATGATGCGGCGAATGCTTTTTTTGACGATTTCTCATCCCACCTGATGCGCGACATCTGGGATGGCGGTTCATTTCCTGCGGATCTAAATAGCTACGGCTCTACACCAGCAGAGTTGTATCGTATCGACAGCAAAATAGATGATGGCAAGCCCGGAACAGGCCTTTTCCAAACCTACCAGTATCCCTCGCCGGACTGTTCTACCAGCACCGATCCAGCCACCGCCGAATACAACTTTTCCCGCACCGACCGAGGCTGCCGTTCCATCACGAACCTGAAGTTCTAA
- a CDS encoding DUF1788 domain-containing protein: protein MSDALNDRLNKILPRVISDEFLSGSGIGNEIAFYIFDYPPEDELRVRDFLSTLLTHIPKQKHDIRVKHINLFDFVMEYLKSRNLLDKAIQMQKEKGDAALKKALAGPLHESKLSSVFAEVAQPEHHDLVIVSGVGSIWPLLRSHTLLNNLQPVMGTTPLVVFYPGRYDGQSLRLFGKLRNNNYYRAFKLAP, encoded by the coding sequence ATGAGCGATGCCCTCAACGATCGCCTCAACAAGATACTGCCCAGGGTCATCTCCGATGAATTCCTGAGCGGCAGTGGTATCGGCAACGAGATCGCGTTCTACATCTTCGACTATCCGCCCGAAGACGAATTGCGGGTCCGAGACTTCTTGAGCACTTTACTCACCCACATTCCCAAGCAGAAACATGATATCCGGGTCAAACACATCAACCTTTTCGATTTTGTGATGGAGTACCTCAAGAGCCGGAACCTGCTCGACAAGGCGATCCAGATGCAGAAGGAGAAGGGTGACGCGGCGTTGAAGAAAGCCCTCGCTGGCCCGTTACACGAATCCAAGCTGAGCAGCGTGTTCGCCGAGGTCGCTCAACCCGAACACCACGATCTCGTGATCGTGTCCGGCGTGGGTAGCATTTGGCCCCTACTCCGTTCACACACCTTGCTGAACAACCTTCAGCCGGTCATGGGCACGACACCACTCGTGGTGTTTTATCCAGGCAGATATGACGGCCAGTCGCTTCGCCTGTTTGGCAAGCTCCGGAACAACAACTACTACCGAGCCTTCAAGCTGGCTCCGTGA
- a CDS encoding HigA family addiction module antitoxin, whose protein sequence is MKPMANHPKPSPHPGNFVKRKVIEALGLSVTEAAKALGVTRPTLSALLNERAHLSPEMALRLEKAFGIRMEVLMRMQTSHDIAEARSHEDEIKVSAFPGKAAGDRPTVT, encoded by the coding sequence ATGAAACCAATGGCGAACCATCCGAAGCCTTCCCCGCATCCGGGCAACTTCGTGAAACGCAAGGTCATCGAGGCCCTGGGACTCTCAGTGACGGAAGCCGCGAAGGCGCTCGGCGTCACGCGCCCTACCCTCTCGGCACTGCTGAACGAGCGTGCCCACCTTTCGCCTGAAATGGCCCTGCGGCTCGAAAAGGCCTTCGGCATCCGGATGGAAGTTCTTATGCGGATGCAAACCAGCCACGATATCGCCGAGGCCCGCTCACACGAGGACGAAATCAAGGTTTCTGCGTTCCCCGGGAAGGCAGCAGGCGACCGTCCGACGGTGACATAG
- a CDS encoding prepilin-type N-terminal cleavage/methylation domain-containing protein, producing MCLDVPDIQATKRTRRRGFTLLELTIALVIIAIVTAMGMSVVPETLQSVRRAETEKKLTAIETALKQFINVYGRLPCPADITLPETDANFGVEAANAGSCTGGTPAANFGPVKKVVEGAVPITTLGLPKSALYDGWGRRIAYAVWAKMTENRAFLTYPLSDRACGAITVKNVSGLAFTNRALYVVFSTGGDGHGGYTKAGQRLSSGITNTATLDNCNCDSSGAATTWDRSYTQQALSEVSATDRFDDHVRVKYRWQLQDWEQAQISIWGGMCQEAIRLEGRQNRSSFGVPAILDINGDGINDLFIAGKYEDRYGTDSGSVYVILGRRYGWPDSGKVLDGPDELIDGSKGFRLDGDFGWAAPGRMMPTGDVNGDGIEDVLIGSGTSNRPAYIIWGGRTGSWASTNRLNTTFLNGGGTTLNGVELQRDGGIGEENISFAVGDINGDGYADIIKGDNGVSPGGRSGAGQVKVIWGKSSGWTTPLIPDATYLAGGGTAVNGTILEGDMDGDGLGSYVGAGDVNGDGIDDVIIAAGGTDFSGANMGSVYVVWGRETGWSNAQRLDSTFLAGSGTAQNGIRLDGENWYSNNPTHSVTAADINRDGYDDIMFGRYWSNKLGIVWGRNPGTWPATTMTMTSAFISAGNGVMLTGETGGSDVGSSQSVADINGDGINDIVIGSPAYNSAQGSVYVVWGRESGWPTAITLNSTYLEGGGTAVNGIRLNGLGTPYYFGDVWWYSHPSAIATGDINNDGNVDIVVGGATDTAGSIDSSYVIFGKSGAKWSERTTWLMNNLLD from the coding sequence ATGTGCCTTGACGTTCCAGACATTCAAGCTACAAAGCGCACACGCCGGAGAGGGTTTACGCTACTCGAACTGACCATCGCCCTGGTTATCATCGCCATCGTCACCGCCATGGGCATGTCCGTTGTTCCTGAAACGCTCCAGTCAGTACGCCGTGCTGAGACGGAAAAGAAGCTCACCGCCATCGAAACAGCGCTGAAGCAGTTTATCAACGTGTACGGCAGGCTTCCCTGCCCCGCCGACATCACCCTGCCGGAGACCGATGCAAATTTCGGGGTTGAGGCTGCCAATGCCGGAAGCTGTACCGGCGGCACGCCTGCCGCGAATTTCGGACCGGTGAAGAAAGTAGTCGAAGGAGCCGTGCCCATCACCACGCTCGGCCTTCCGAAATCCGCCCTGTACGATGGCTGGGGGCGGCGCATCGCCTATGCCGTTTGGGCGAAGATGACCGAAAACCGTGCTTTCCTTACATATCCACTGAGTGACCGCGCTTGTGGTGCGATCACGGTCAAGAATGTGAGCGGTCTTGCGTTCACCAACAGAGCTCTCTACGTCGTCTTCAGCACCGGGGGCGACGGGCATGGCGGCTACACGAAGGCAGGGCAACGCCTTTCCTCGGGAATTACCAACACCGCCACCCTCGACAACTGCAACTGCGACAGCAGTGGCGCGGCCACCACCTGGGACCGCAGCTACACCCAGCAGGCCTTGAGCGAGGTGAGCGCCACCGACCGCTTCGACGACCATGTTCGCGTCAAGTACCGCTGGCAGTTGCAGGACTGGGAGCAGGCGCAGATAAGCATCTGGGGTGGCATGTGCCAAGAGGCAATCCGCCTCGAAGGCCGCCAGAACCGTTCGTCATTCGGGGTTCCCGCGATACTCGACATCAACGGAGATGGCATCAACGATCTTTTCATCGCAGGGAAATATGAAGACCGTTACGGGACGGATAGTGGGTCTGTCTACGTCATACTCGGTCGCCGCTACGGCTGGCCGGATAGTGGCAAGGTTCTCGATGGTCCCGATGAACTCATTGATGGTTCAAAGGGCTTTCGCCTGGATGGTGATTTCGGATGGGCGGCACCCGGCCGCATGATGCCTACCGGCGATGTAAATGGTGACGGCATAGAGGATGTTCTGATTGGTTCAGGCACATCAAACAGGCCTGCCTACATCATCTGGGGTGGTCGCACTGGTTCCTGGGCTTCGACCAACCGATTGAACACGACCTTTCTCAACGGAGGCGGCACCACGCTGAACGGTGTTGAGTTACAACGAGATGGCGGCATAGGTGAGGAAAATATCAGTTTCGCCGTTGGCGATATCAATGGCGATGGCTACGCCGATATTATCAAAGGGGATAATGGTGTGTCGCCAGGCGGTCGCTCCGGGGCCGGGCAGGTGAAGGTGATCTGGGGCAAATCATCTGGCTGGACCACACCGCTAATCCCTGACGCGACATACCTTGCTGGCGGAGGCACAGCCGTAAATGGCACGATACTCGAAGGTGACATGGACGGTGACGGGCTTGGCAGTTACGTCGGCGCAGGCGACGTCAATGGCGATGGCATAGATGATGTCATCATAGCTGCCGGGGGAACCGACTTCAGTGGCGCCAATATGGGGTCTGTCTATGTCGTATGGGGGCGTGAGACCGGATGGAGCAATGCCCAGAGGCTCGACAGCACATTCCTTGCAGGAAGTGGCACGGCCCAAAACGGCATTCGCCTCGATGGCGAGAACTGGTACTCCAACAATCCGACGCACAGCGTCACCGCTGCCGATATCAATAGGGACGGCTACGATGACATCATGTTCGGACGTTATTGGAGCAATAAACTTGGCATTGTCTGGGGAAGGAATCCTGGTACATGGCCCGCCACGACCATGACGATGACATCTGCGTTCATATCGGCTGGTAATGGCGTCATGCTAACAGGCGAGACCGGAGGGTCAGATGTCGGTAGCAGCCAGTCGGTTGCAGACATTAACGGCGATGGGATCAATGATATCGTCATCGGCAGCCCCGCGTATAACAGCGCGCAAGGCTCTGTCTATGTTGTCTGGGGCCGTGAATCGGGTTGGCCCACCGCCATTACCCTCAATTCGACATATCTCGAAGGTGGAGGTACGGCGGTGAACGGCATCCGTCTCAACGGTCTCGGCACACCCTACTACTTTGGCGATGTGTGGTGGTACAGCCATCCCTCGGCCATAGCCACCGGTGACATCAACAATGATGGCAATGTGGACATCGTTGTAGGTGGTGCTACTGATACGGCTGGGAGTATTGACTCGTCGTATGTCATCTTTGGGAAGAGCGGAGCAAAATGGTCGGAACGAACTACCTGGCTTATGAATAACCTACTGGACTGA
- the mobF gene encoding MobF family relaxase, which produces MLRMKPVASGKQAEQYYARTDGGYYAESTGLRCQWGGKGATRLGLEGPPEFDQFNNLIHGLDPHTGEQLTAKLVKHRLSGWDVTASIPKNVTIALEEGDTRIQEAFWESIRESMARLESYATTRVRVDGKQEDRVTGNLVWYAVEHPDTRPVEDTSFPEGHRWRVMPQMDRHAHVFVANLTWDGEEEKWKAVKFRPIMDLRRFFDRDFESRFSAKLASLGYQVKTEWQRDAKGGTRYRTWDITGIPESVKERFSKRSAEIGALEEAIVEKRKEADPEAPDQLSVKERDQLGATSRRFKRDDLTLEECREYWASCITGDERDAIARTLREAREGGRKPPEVSPEEAVRFAFEHHAEQRSLIPFEDLAITAMEASLGSATPEAIDREIERQGIVGLHNGQRMVTTEALQAEEDEILRLAQPGRGVLPVGVPEALSRKLEGGSRLNDGQWEAVRGLLDSPNRVNLIEGPAGAGKSSLLAKYDEAMRMQGREVTYLATTAKATEVLQKDGFAAHTLARFLLDEKMQEASRGGHIVVDETSMLGHRDALKLLRLAHKLDLKITAVGDPFQHGAVARGAFHTLLKSRTLLRPFRLSEILRQKDGDYLEAAKLLSTGETLPGLEKLEAKGWVHEIGSDTERYGRMAAEYVDAVLKGESVLMVSPTHREAGKITEATRGLLRAAGKLGKEDHAYARLVPIATSEAERKLERTYEKGDVIQFHQNAKGGFKKGQRLLVTDPASVPRSEAARFTIYRPEPIALAEGDKIRFTATVKAKGKDAKTFRNGSVATIAGFAKDGDIRLSDGSTIGKDAGHFRHALVETSFGAQGQTVSKVILGMSAASSPAMNQEQLYVSATRGRKSLSLFTDDLDSVKDAVQRSSQKLVALDLRPQAKPEAEAERQAREQAIRRHLAHQRKRGLVARMRSAFEVAAKRARDVSIGGFAARETQRRQEHLTGYER; this is translated from the coding sequence ATGCTGCGGATGAAACCAGTTGCGAGCGGTAAACAGGCCGAGCAATACTACGCCCGGACCGACGGCGGCTATTACGCCGAATCCACCGGGCTCCGCTGCCAATGGGGCGGCAAGGGCGCCACCAGGCTCGGCCTCGAAGGCCCCCCGGAATTCGACCAGTTCAATAACCTCATCCACGGGCTCGACCCGCACACCGGCGAACAGCTGACCGCGAAGCTTGTGAAGCACCGGCTCAGTGGCTGGGACGTAACAGCAAGTATCCCGAAAAACGTGACCATCGCGCTGGAGGAGGGGGATACGCGCATCCAGGAAGCCTTCTGGGAATCCATCCGCGAGTCGATGGCACGGCTTGAGAGCTACGCCACAACGCGGGTGCGCGTAGATGGCAAGCAGGAAGACCGCGTCACCGGCAACCTCGTGTGGTATGCGGTCGAGCACCCCGATACGCGGCCGGTCGAGGATACCAGCTTTCCTGAGGGGCACCGCTGGCGGGTGATGCCGCAGATGGACAGGCATGCCCATGTGTTCGTGGCGAACCTGACCTGGGACGGTGAGGAGGAAAAATGGAAGGCGGTCAAGTTCCGCCCGATCATGGATCTCCGGCGCTTCTTCGACCGCGATTTCGAGTCGCGGTTTTCCGCGAAGCTTGCAAGCCTTGGCTACCAGGTTAAGACTGAATGGCAGCGTGACGCCAAGGGCGGCACGCGCTACCGCACCTGGGACATTACCGGTATCCCTGAGAGCGTGAAGGAACGCTTCTCGAAGCGGAGCGCCGAGATTGGAGCGCTCGAAGAGGCGATCGTAGAGAAACGCAAGGAAGCCGACCCCGAGGCCCCGGATCAGCTTTCCGTGAAGGAACGCGACCAGCTCGGCGCGACCTCGCGCCGCTTCAAGCGGGATGACCTCACGCTCGAAGAATGCCGGGAGTACTGGGCTTCGTGCATCACCGGCGATGAGCGCGATGCGATTGCCCGCACCCTCCGCGAGGCGAGGGAGGGCGGCAGGAAGCCGCCCGAGGTGAGCCCGGAAGAGGCGGTGCGCTTTGCCTTTGAGCACCATGCCGAGCAACGCTCGCTGATCCCGTTCGAGGATCTGGCCATCACGGCGATGGAGGCGAGCCTTGGCTCCGCCACGCCGGAGGCGATCGACCGCGAGATTGAACGGCAGGGCATTGTCGGCCTCCATAACGGGCAGCGGATGGTCACCACCGAAGCCTTGCAGGCGGAGGAAGATGAAATCCTCCGCCTGGCCCAGCCCGGGCGCGGCGTGCTGCCGGTTGGTGTGCCTGAAGCGCTCAGCCGCAAGCTCGAAGGCGGCAGCAGGCTCAACGATGGCCAGTGGGAGGCGGTGCGCGGCCTGCTCGATTCACCGAACCGGGTGAACCTCATCGAAGGCCCGGCGGGCGCCGGCAAGAGTTCGCTCCTTGCCAAATACGATGAGGCGATGCGGATGCAAGGCAGGGAGGTGACCTACCTCGCCACAACCGCGAAGGCGACCGAGGTGCTCCAGAAAGACGGGTTCGCCGCGCACACGCTCGCCCGCTTCCTGCTGGATGAGAAGATGCAGGAGGCATCGCGTGGTGGCCACATCGTCGTGGATGAAACGAGCATGCTCGGCCACCGCGATGCGCTGAAGCTGCTCCGGCTCGCCCATAAGCTCGACCTCAAAATCACAGCTGTAGGCGACCCCTTCCAGCATGGGGCGGTGGCACGCGGCGCGTTCCATACGCTGCTCAAATCCCGCACGCTGCTCAGGCCCTTCCGCCTCTCAGAAATCCTCCGCCAGAAGGACGGTGATTACCTGGAAGCCGCGAAGCTGCTCTCCACCGGTGAGACACTTCCGGGCCTGGAGAAGCTCGAAGCGAAAGGCTGGGTCCATGAAATTGGAAGCGATACCGAACGCTACGGGCGCATGGCGGCCGAGTATGTCGATGCGGTGCTGAAGGGCGAAAGCGTGCTCATGGTAAGCCCGACCCACCGCGAGGCCGGAAAGATTACCGAAGCCACCCGCGGGCTGCTCCGGGCGGCGGGCAAGCTCGGCAAGGAAGACCACGCTTACGCGCGGCTGGTGCCGATTGCAACATCGGAAGCGGAGCGGAAACTGGAGCGGACCTACGAGAAGGGCGATGTCATCCAGTTCCACCAGAACGCCAAGGGCGGCTTCAAGAAAGGCCAGCGGCTGCTCGTGACCGACCCGGCCAGCGTGCCGCGCTCGGAAGCGGCGCGGTTTACGATCTACAGGCCCGAGCCGATCGCGCTCGCCGAGGGCGATAAGATCCGCTTCACCGCGACGGTGAAGGCCAAAGGCAAGGACGCAAAAACCTTCCGCAACGGCTCGGTCGCCACCATCGCCGGCTTCGCCAAGGACGGCGATATCAGGCTTTCCGATGGCTCCACCATCGGAAAAGACGCCGGGCACTTCCGGCACGCGCTCGTGGAAACGAGCTTCGGGGCGCAAGGCCAGACGGTCTCGAAGGTCATCCTTGGCATGTCGGCGGCATCATCACCGGCGATGAACCAGGAGCAGCTCTATGTTTCTGCGACGCGCGGCCGCAAGTCGCTGAGCCTGTTCACAGACGACCTGGATTCGGTGAAGGATGCCGTGCAGCGCTCATCGCAGAAACTGGTCGCCCTCGACCTTCGCCCGCAGGCGAAGCCCGAGGCGGAAGCTGAGCGGCAGGCGCGGGAGCAGGCCATCCGCCGCCACCTCGCGCACCAGAGGAAGCGGGGCCTCGTGGCACGGATGCGCTCGGCCTTCGAGGTGGCGGCGAAGCGGGCGAGGGACGTTTCGATTGGTGGATTTGCAGCACGCGAGACCCAGCGGAGGCAGGAGCACCTGACCGGCTATGAGCGCTGA